Genomic segment of Clostridium sp. Marseille-P299:
ACCGTTGAGGGGGATACATTAGTACGCTTAGCGATAGATTTCATGCTTACAAGCTCACGAAGCATATGAGCAATAATATGTGTAAGACGAGTTGTGCGCTGTTGGTATCTTGCTAGAAAAGAGTATTTTTCATAAAACCGTTTGCCACAGGTGCAGATATAACGCCGTTTTCTAAGAACAAGGAAACAGTTTTTAAATTGAAAAGGTAAATCCTTTATTTTTTGATCTCGATAGTCATGAACACGTTTTGTTTGTTTACCACAATTAGGGCAAATATGTTCAGAAGGATTAGTTTCGAGATATATTTTAACAAAAGTATCAGCATGAGTGATATTTTTTATTTTTACCCCTTTTAAATCTAATAATTTATTGATACAATAATTATGCATTATTGCAACCTCCTTGTGATTTGTTTGTCAGACTGGCACGAGGAGGTCTTTTTTTATTGTAATATAAAATGTTGGAGTTTGCACCCCAACATTTATTATAGAACCTTTTTTTATTTCATGATAACTTTCTGTGAAATAACATAAGGAACTGGTCCTGGTTGGGGAAATATGTTATTGTATAACTTATAACGCAGCTATGAAGAGAAATAATGAGTGGAATATTTAATAAGGTAAAAGAACCTATTATCATTAATGAAAGTACTAGCACGACAGACCAATTAGAGAAACTGAAAGTATTAGAGCCATCGCTAATATATTTCTAAATTACACAAAATCCACGCCATAACGACGTTTTGAAAATGTGGCTGATGTGATTTATGAAATAAAGATAAGAAAGTGAACCTAACATAATTTAAAGCAAAGTACTCCACAAATAGCAAACGTTGTGGAGTGCTCTGCTACATACTATTTTTAAACAGGCAATAATAATTTTAAGGAGAATGATAATGATATTTAGAGATTATGTAAAAGAGGATGAAGAAGGTTGGATAAGATGTAGAGTTATATCATTTTTAGATTGTTCATATTTTGATGATATTAAAAAAGAAAAAGAAACTTATGAAAATCCTTCAATCAGTTTAGTTGCAGAAGAAAATGGTGTAATCGTTGGATTCATTGATGTAGAGTATGAGACATCTACAGGAGATGTATGCTATATTAAAGGTGACATAGGTGCTACTATATGGCATTTGGGTGTTTTGCCAGAGTATAGGAATAAAGGAGTTGCAAGACAACTATTTGAAATTGTGAGGGATAGATTAATTCAAAATGGAATCAAACGTATTGAAGTATGGACACAAGATGATGAAATGTCCAACCAGTGGTATAAGAATCAAGGCTTTGAGCTTAAAGAGGCTTATCTTAATGCTTTTATTCGTGGAACCGGTAGAGACGATATTATTAAAAAGTTTATTAATCTAGAAAACATAGGAGATATATATGGCGTTCGAAGCTTTAATTTTGAAGCTCCTATTGAACGAAAAGAGGAATTGATACCAGTTTGCTATCGTTTACACGAAGTAAGAGTGTATGAATTGATGTTATAGAAGTGTAGAACATTTAAATCTGTTATAATTAAACATATAACATAACAGGAGGGAAGAGTTGGTGGAAGATTCGAAGAACAAAGAGATGGAGGATGCACTTAGTGCAATATCTTCCATGATTGAAAAAAGTGAGAAAGCACAACAAAAGTTTGCAAAAGGTACTTCACAATATACTTTGTTAAGGAATCGAAGAAAGGCACTTTACATAGCTTCGTCTTTAATAGCCAAAGAATTGAAAAATAAAGATGTAGTTGCTATTTTTACAAAAGAAGATTTCCATGGGGCACTTGCACCAATAAATTCTCTGATTAGTAAAAGTGAAAAAGCTCAGACAAAATTAGCAGATAATACATGGCAGTACAGGATGCTGGCTGCAAATCTAAAAGCATTATATCTAGCTTTGCCATTATTAATGAAAGCTTTAGATGAATTTGAAAATTAAAATTATTAACATAATAAAGATAATTTTTATAATTAACAAAACTATTATAATTAATATGACTAAGTGAATCAGATAATATTGCTTAGACGAGTAGGAGGTTAAGATGGAAAAACATCGAATATTTACAACTAGTGTTGCAAGCGTATATCCTTATTATGTTGCTAAGGCTGAGAAGAAAGGCCGTACCAAAGAAGAGGTAAATGAAATTATATGCTGGCTCACTGGATATACTCAGGAAGAATTAGATGACCAACTAGAAAAGCATGTTGATTTTGAAATGTTTTTTCTAGAAGCTCCGAAATTAAACCCATCAAGATTCCTGATTAAAGGCGTTGTCTGTGGGGTACGAGTGGAAGAGATTGAAGATCCATTGATGCGTGAAATACGGTATTTGGACAAATTAATAGATGAATTAGCAAAAGGCAAGAAGATGGATAAAATTTTGCGTAGTTAATTTAAATATATAGAAGTGTGCTATGAAAAAGATTCATTGCTACAAAGCATGTGTTAAGGGATGATAAATATTAATCCCTCCAAACGGATGAAAACACATCAGTTTGGAGGGTACGCTTTCTTTGGATATTCCCGTTATTAATGGCGGTGTCTTCTATCAAATAAATTTCTAAAAAATAAAAGTCTTAATACATCTCTTACATCAAAATCACGGAAACGTCTGCGCCTTCTACGACGGTCTCTGTCATCTCTTCTGAATTCGCCGATTTGTTGACTTTCAACGGTATTAAAGCCATAATAATCATTTTCTTCATATTGATTTACGAGGTTATCGATCATGTCGTCTAAACTTACGAGGGACTCCTCACCGTTCATATTGTTGTTATCGATGATATAGCTGACATTGTCATTGAGCATTGCATAGATTTCAGGAAATTCTTCTGCAAATTTAAGTAGTTCCATAATAAATCCTTTTTTTATCTTTTTAATATTATATGCTATAATTAGCAATTTGTTTATGCAAAGAAAGTTTGTTGATAATATACGAAAAAGAACCCCAATGCAAAAAGTTAGAGGAGAATTGCGGAATTGTTGTTGACTTCTTGAAAGAACTATAATAACATGAAATTAATATTATAAATCAACCTTAACTTTGCCACCGGGTAAAGTATTATTAGGTGTTCTGAAACATTCCGTTAGGTCATGGAAGGGATGTTTTAGGACACTATTTTTAAGTTAAGGAGAGAAATACATAAATGCATAAAAGCATAAATGCTTAGCTCTATAATACAAGAGGAGGATTACAATGGATAAAAATATTTTACAAAAGTTTGTCAAGTATGTAAGTTTGAATATTCTTGGAATGATAGGACTTTCTTGTTACATCCTTGCGGATACCTTTTTTGTATCAAAAGCCTTAGGAGCAACGGGGGTAGCAGCACTTAATTTTTCTATATCGATTTATAGTGTGATTAATGGTACTGGTTTAATGATAGGAATTGGTGGTGCTACTAGATACAGTATATTAAAATCTCAAAATGATGATAAGAAAGCAAATGCAGTATTTTCTTCTAGTGTTATGTTAGGAATTCTTTTGGGGATTATATTTGCAATCATCGGAATATTTGGTTCAAAACCTTTGGCAATGATATTAGGAGCTGATAGCGTTACCTTACCATTAACGAAAACATACTTAACAACAATACTTTGTTTTGCGCCATTTTTTATTATGAATAATATTCTACTTGCGTTTGTTCGTAATGATAATGATCCGAAGTTATCTATGATAGCAATGTTGACTGGTAGTCTTTCGAACGTTTTTTTGGATTATATGTTCATATTTCCGCTTGGTATGGGTATGTTTGGAGCGGCTTTTGCAACTGGACTCGCTCCAATTATAAGTATTGGCGTACTGTCTATTCATTTTATAAAAGGTAAAAATAATTTTGCATTTATAAAAAGTAAATTACGTTGGCGTTCTACTTGCGATATATTTAGTCTAGGATTATCTGCTTTTATTACAGAGGTTTCTTCTGCTGTTGTTTTAATAACATTTAATTTAGTGATTATTGGGCTGAAAGGTAATTTAGGTGTTGCTTCTTATGGAATTGTTGCTAATATAGCACTGGTTGGAGTTGCAATATTTACTGGAATTGCGCAAGGGATACAACCTCTCGTTAGTCATGGATATGGTATGGCAAATCATGATGAATTAAAAAAAGTAATGAAGTATGCATTAATTACTTCACTTGGTATAGCATCACTTATATACATAACTGTTTTTTATAAAGCCGATGATATCGTTGGCATTTTTAATAGTGAGAACAATATAGAAATAGCACAGATTGCGAAAACGGGTCTGCAAATTTATTTCTTAGGTTTTTTCTTTGCTGGTATCAATATTATTATGGCGACGTATTTTAGTGCAACAGAGAGAGCAAGGGATGCCTTTCTCATCTCCATTGCGCGGGGATGTATTATAATAGTACCTTTGGTTCTTATATTAAGTACTATATTGAAAATGACAGGTATTTGGTTAGCTTTTGTTTTTACTGAATGTGTAGTTACTATAATTACAATGATTATTGTAAAATCAAATAAATTTAAATAGGGACAAATCAATTCTTCAATTGAATTATATTTAATTGAAAAATAAAACGTATAGCATGAAATTTATAAACGTGGTAAGCAATTTCGTAAGTAAGTAGCAACTTTTTTAGGATATTATTTACAATCATAATCTACCCAACGTTTTAACACAAAAGTAAAATAAGTTATAAGGATTAGTTAATTTTCATATTGTAAATTAGCTAATCCTTATTTTGGTGAGGCTCATAATCAGTTGTTATCACTTTGTTGGAGGCAAATTACTAAAGTATTTGGTTTTTCCAGAAAGCACATCTTGATAAAAGCCTTGCTACCACTATATCTTTTTCATTATAGACTCGTCGATTCTGAGCATCTCCGTATACATTTGGAATCAAACCTTCCTTGCAATAATACTTTAATGTTTTGTAGGACAAGTTATTTCTTTACAAGTTTCACTCATATGGATTTCTCCTAACTATTTTCTATAGCAGAGACAAAACGTTCTAGGCGTTGTGAATCTGAATTCTTTATGTGGCAATAAAACGTCACATTCACTTCTGAATCGGTAAGCGGAATTAAAACACGATTCCCATTCTTATTTGTATCGAGATTAGCAAGATTTGTTGAAAATGAAGGCAAGGCGGATGATCTTCGAAGTTCATCCAATACCTGTATATCTTCCTGAACAAGGAATAGGGAATCGGGCATTTTTGCTTTGCAAATATCATACCAGAAACCAATTTTAGATAAAATAAGCATACTCTGACCATTCAAATCCCGCAATGAAAGGTTCTTATATACTGCAAGGGGATGCGCAGGTGGAAGGGCAACGTAAAGATGTTCCTCTAGGTATTGGAAAGAAAGAATATCTGGATGATCCGATGGTTTCGTGGTGATAATGATTTGATAAGTTCCATTTAACAGGCCGGATGTTAATTGCTCAAAAGTTTTTATCTCAGATTGAATGGTCATATCGGGATATAGTCTTGAAAGTGTGGGGGTAAGACGCCACAATGGAGCCGGTGCACAGGAACCAAGGCTTAAGGTATGTTGACTTCGCTCGAAAGTTTGGAGTCTTTCAGACATAGAAGCTGCTTCACTAAGTATTTTTCTTGCATATTCCAGAGCAAGCTCTCCGTTTGCATTCAATGTTATTTTATTTTTCTGACGATCAAAAAGCGATACTTGTAGTTCTTCTTCCAATCGTTGTATAGATCGACTTAAAGCAGGCTGAGAAAGATGAAGAAGCTCAGCGGCTTTTGATACAGTTCCAGCTTCAGCAATCGTTATTAATTGTTCTAATTGATTTAGTTCAAACATGTTCAGACCTTCTTTCAGTTATTCTTAAACTTTCAGTATGTGTTTAAATTATAGCACAATGTGAAATGAACATTGTACTTTTTTTATGTTTTTTATTAAATTATAAGTGTCAAGAGAAAGAGGAATGAAATGCAGAACATCATACTAAATAATGGAGAGTCTATGCCACTCTTGGGATTTGGAACATTTCAGATTACAGATGCGGAACTTTGCAAACAGTGTGTAACGGAAGCGATAGAGTCAGGGTATCGATTATTTGATACGGCGGCATCTTATGGAAATGAAGAGGCAATTGGAGAAGCAATAAGTAAAGCCATTAGCAATGGAATCGTGGCAAGAGAAGAACTTTGTCTGGCAACAAAAGTCTGGATTCAGGATACAGGGTATGAGGCAACGATGCAGGCATTCCAGTTATCTTTAAAAAAAATGAGACTGGATTATCTGGACCTGTATTTAATTCATCATCCATTTGGAGATTATTATGGTTCATGGAGAGCAATGGAAGATTTGGTGAGAGATGGCAGGATCAAATCTATAGGCGTATGCAATTTTGCTTCAGACAGGTTGGTTGATTTATGCTTTCATAGTCAGATAAAGCCGGCTGTCAATCAAATTGAAATTCATCCATTCCTTTGTCAGAAATCTGAGCTAAATATCATGAAGGAATATGATGTACAGCCAATGGCCTGGGGACCTTTGTCAGAAGGACAGCACAATATATTTAAGCACCCAGTATTAGCAAAAGTTGCAGAGAAATATGGAAAAACAGAATCGCAAATTGTACTTCGGTGGCATATGCAAAGAGGTATCATTGCTATTCCAAAGACTGTCCATAAAAAGCGAATGATTGAGAATATGGATATTTGGGACTTTGAATTAAATAACAGGGACATCCAGACGATTGAAAAGCTTGATATTGGACATAGTGAGATTATTGATCATAGGAGTGCCTATACAGCAAAGTGGCTGAATGAGTGGAACATCCACTAGAAATGAAAGAACGAATCAACAGCAAAACAAAGCAACAGCAAAATGAATCAACAAAAGAGCCAATAAACGATATCGTATTTGCAAGATGCGCAGGAAAGGGAGAAAAATATGGAAATTGTAACATTAAACAATGGAGTAAAAATGCCAAAAGAAGGATTTGGGGTATTTCAAGTACCAGATCCAGCACAGTGTGAACAGTCAGTAGTAGACGCAATTGAATCAGGTTACAGACTGATCGACACAGCAGCAGCTTATTTTAATGAGGAAGCAGTTGGAGCAGCGATTAAAAGATGTGGAGTTCCAAGAGAAGAACTATTTATTACAACAAAGCTATGGGTTCAGGATGCAAGCTATGAAGGTGCAAAAGCAGCAATTCAAACTTCCCTTGACAAGCTAGGACTGGATTACATTGACTTATACCTGATTCATCAGCCACTTGGCGATTACTATGGTGCATACCGTGCAATGGAAGAAGCATACAAAGCAGGCACCTTAAAGGCAATCGGTGTATGTAATTTCTATCCTGAAAGACTGACAGACCTTTGCCTTACAGCAGAAGTAATACCAGCTGTAAATCAGGTAGAGCTTCATCCATTCTTCCAGCAGGAAAATGCACTTAAGGTAATGAAAGAATTTGGTGTTCAGCCAGAAGCATGGGGACCATTTGCAGAAGGAAATCATGGAATATTTACAGATCCAGTACTCACTGAGATTGGAAATAAGTATGGAAAATCTGCGGCTCAGGTTGCACTTCGCTGGAATACACAAAGAGGTGTTGTTGTTATTCCAAAATCCGTACACAAAGATCGTATGGAACAGAACATTGATATCTGGGATTTTGAATTATCACAGGAAGACATGGATAAAATTGCAAAAATGGATATTGGACATAGTGAAATTGTAGATCACAGCAGTCCTGATTTTGTAAAATATCTTCATAGTGCAAAGATACACGAATAATACTGAATATCAAGGAACGGAGACTCATCTGAGTCTCCGTTAAATATATAAGCAAGTTCATGCAACGTAAATAAGTAACATGCATAGTCGTATATTTGTTCACACAAAAACATACTTTTATTCTTGATCGGTAGCTACTATCGGATGATAGGCTTAATAAAACATCTCATTTTATAAATAAAAGGAATCTGCGAAACAGCACAAAGATATGGAGAAAGTAATGTTTTAGTGGCCTATTTTTCCTGGTCAGGTAATGTACAGCAAATGGCGAGGTGGGTATCGGAAACTACAGAAATAAAAAAACGGAGGATTAGAAAATGAGAAAAGACTTTGGAACAAAAACTATTGTAACACCATTACCAGTATTAATGATAGCAACTTATGATGAGAATGGAACTCCAGATGTTATGAATGCAGCCTGGGGAGGGCAATGTGGTGGAAAACACGTGGCACTTAATTTATCCAGCCATAAAACAACAGATAATTTGAAACTTAAAAAGGAGTTCACTGTAAGTTTTGCAACTAAGAAAACAATGGTAATTTCGGATTATTTTGGATTGGAATCTGGAAGAGATACCGATAAGATTGCAAAAGCTGGAGTGCATGTGACAAAAAGTACACATGTAGATGCACCAATGATTGAAGAGTATCCACTTACATTGGAGTGCAAAGTAATTGATATCCAGGAACTCCTTGGAGAGACAAGAATTGTTGGTGAAGTAGTGAACATGAGTGCAGATGAAACCATTCTGGACCAGAATGGAAATATTGACATTGACAAGATGGAACCTATTGCGTTTGATTCGACTTCTGCTTCCTATAGAGTTCTTGGAAGCATTGTTGGAAATGCGTTCAAGGATGGGGTACAGTTAAAATAGCACGAAGAGCTTGAGACCAAAGAGCAAAAGAGTATGACAGCAATCGTGACAACTATGATGAGCAAACGGACTTAAAAGCGATTGCGGATTCATGCAATCTTGTTCCTAGTAGCTATAAACGAATGATACATGAAGAAATACTTGAAATCTTTCAAGAATGTCTTTGATTTGAAAGGAGTTTCTTAATGAAGAAGATTAGCTTGTTTTTACTAAGCCTTGTGCTTATATTCAGTCTTGTTGCTTGAAGTAGCAATAAAAATACTTCCAATAATTCGTTCATTCCAACATCACGTCAACAAAGATGGTTATACCGTATCAAGAAACAATGTCCACGAAGCTGAGCCTGATGTTATTCGCTGGCTGCAGGAATTGGGATATACAAAATAGGAGGTTATTATGAGTAAGAATATTTTAGTTTTATCAGGAAGTCCCCGAAAAGGTGGTAATTCCGATTTGCTGTGCGATGAATTTATGCGTGGTGCAGCAAAGAGCGGAAATCAGACGGAAAAGATATTTCTAAGAAATAAGAAAATAGGTTTTTGTACTTCCTGTTACTATTGTCTAAAAAGTGATGGTGTCTGTGCCATTAAGGACGATATGGCAGAAATACTTGAAAAAATGTACTGGGCAGATGTCATCGTTATGGCAAGCCCTGTTTACTTTTATTCCATTGACGCACAAATGAAAACTTTGATTGACCGCTGCTTTGCACAATGGACAAAGATTAAGAATAAAGAACTTTATTACATTATGACTTCTGCCGATGATACCGATACCGTAATGGATTGTACACTAGAATGCTTTAGAGGGTTTGCAGTTTGTTTGGATGGTTCAAAGGAAATGGGTGTTATATACGGAAAAGGTCTATCTGAATCCGGAACAGTTCAAAATACTCCGTTAATGCAGGAAGCATATGAAATGGGCAGGAATGTATGATAGGAGAAAACAATGAAATATCGTAAATTAGGAAATAATTTAAATGTATCTGCCGTTGGACTTGGCTGTATGGGAATGAGCCATGCTTATGGTGCCCCGGCAGATAAAAAGGAAATGGTTGAATTGCTGTCACAGGCAGTAGATATGGGTTACACCTTTTTTGATACAGCAGAGGTGTATGGCACGCCTGACGCTCCAAACGAGAATGAGGAATTGCTAGGCGAGGCATTAAAACCGTTTCGTAGCAAAATCGTACTTGCTACCAAATTCGGAATTCACTTTGATATGACAAGTGCTGAGGTAAATAAACCGCTGGTGCCAGATTCCAGACCAGAAGTAATCCGGGCATCCGTAGAAGGTTCTTTAAAACGATTAAATATGGATCACATTGATCTTTATTATCAGCATCGTACTGACCCGCAAATTCCGATAGAAGAAGTTGCTGGTGTTATGGCAGATTTAATAAAGGAAGGAAAAATCACCCATTGGGGACTTTCGGAGGCGAAGGAAGATACCATTCGTCGTGCTCATAGGGTTTGTCCGGTAACAGCGATTCAAAACCGTTACTCAATGATGGCCCGTCATTACGAACCGTTGTTCCCTGTATTGGAGGAGCTTCAAATTGGTTTTGTTCCATTTAGTCCTCTTGCAAATGGATTCCTTACGGCAAAATATGACAGTAACACTAAGTTTGAAGCAGGAACGGATTACCGCAGTATGATGCCCCAGTTTACGCCAGAAGCCTTGACTAAAAATCAGGAACTATTAAACCTTTTATATACAATGGCTGAAATTAAAAATGCAACACCAGCACAGATTTCTTTAGCTTGGATGATATGTAAAAAGCCGTATATTGTACCCATCCCCGGTACAAGAAAGCTTGACAGATTAAAAGAAAATGCAGGTGCAGCAGAAATCGAGTTGTCAGTTCAGGAAATACAGCAGTTGGATCATGCACTAGACAATATGGAAATGTCCGAAGTTTTCGGGGGGTCAAAAATCATCAAAAAAAGTGAATGAAAGAGATAATTGATTTTGATGAACCAATCATTGTATTTTTTATCTACTATCTTGCCATTATGGGATTATGTACTTACATCGTTTATTATGTGTCTAAGGTGCTTCGAAAAAAATATTTTAAAATCGTTGACAATAAAGAAGAAAGGGAATATATTACATAATATATTCCCTTTCTTCTTTATAAAAGTAAATTTAATTTAATCATCATAAATGAAATGTCATAAAATATACGAAGAGAGATTAAGTTTACTTCATGACATCAGTAGCAGTGCACAAGCAGATAGCACAGAGGGGTGTGATTAATTATGAATAACCAACTTGATTTTAAAGGGATTGATGAAGCACATTTTTTCATTGGCCAGATCACCGCGTTTTCCAACCGTCTCCAAACAAAAGGAGATAGTTTTTTTGAGAAAATTAGTTGGAAGCAATGTTTTTTATTAATCTGCATTAAAATGTTTGAAATACCACCAACAATAAAAGAATTATCCGATGCCGTTGGAAGTTCTCATCAAAATGTAAAGCAGATGTTATTAAAGATTGAGAAAGCAGGATTCATTAAGTTTGTTCCAGATGAAGTAGATAAACGAAAACAGAGAATCATAGTGACAGAAAAAGCGGAAGAGTTTGATAAATTCTATGGGGAACCAAGCAATCTATTTATAAAACAGCTTTATAGAAATATTGATATGGATAAATTAAAAATTACGATTGAGACCTTGATGCAATTAGATGAGAACCTAAAAGAAATGTAATACAGTAATGTAAAACAATATAAAAGAAAGAAGAGGAAATTTATGAAGATGCTGGTGGTTTATCAAAGCAAAACAGGATTTACTAAGAAGTATGCACAGTGGATTGCACAGGAACTTTCCTGTGGATTAAAAACCGCAAAAGAGGTGACGGAGCAAGACATATCCTCACAGGATCTTATTATCTATGGAGGATGGATTATGGGGAATATGATAAGCCATCTAGAGAAAATTCGTAAAATGCCACATAAGAAAATAGTGACTTTTGGTGTTGGATCATCTAAAAAAGGTGAATGTGAAGCTGCGATAATTGAGACGAATAAGCTAGCAGATATTCCTTTCTTTTATATGGAAGGTGGTTTGAATCCTAAGGAAATGGGATTCTTTTCAA
This window contains:
- a CDS encoding aldo/keto reductase translates to MKYRKLGNNLNVSAVGLGCMGMSHAYGAPADKKEMVELLSQAVDMGYTFFDTAEVYGTPDAPNENEELLGEALKPFRSKIVLATKFGIHFDMTSAEVNKPLVPDSRPEVIRASVEGSLKRLNMDHIDLYYQHRTDPQIPIEEVAGVMADLIKEGKITHWGLSEAKEDTIRRAHRVCPVTAIQNRYSMMARHYEPLFPVLEELQIGFVPFSPLANGFLTAKYDSNTKFEAGTDYRSMMPQFTPEALTKNQELLNLLYTMAEIKNATPAQISLAWMICKKPYIVPIPGTRKLDRLKENAGAAEIELSVQEIQQLDHALDNMEMSEVFGGSKIIKKSE
- a CDS encoding GNAT family N-acetyltransferase, which encodes MIFRDYVKEDEEGWIRCRVISFLDCSYFDDIKKEKETYENPSISLVAEENGVIVGFIDVEYETSTGDVCYIKGDIGATIWHLGVLPEYRNKGVARQLFEIVRDRLIQNGIKRIEVWTQDDEMSNQWYKNQGFELKEAYLNAFIRGTGRDDIIKKFINLENIGDIYGVRSFNFEAPIERKEELIPVCYRLHEVRVYELML
- a CDS encoding aldo/keto reductase translates to MEIVTLNNGVKMPKEGFGVFQVPDPAQCEQSVVDAIESGYRLIDTAAAYFNEEAVGAAIKRCGVPREELFITTKLWVQDASYEGAKAAIQTSLDKLGLDYIDLYLIHQPLGDYYGAYRAMEEAYKAGTLKAIGVCNFYPERLTDLCLTAEVIPAVNQVELHPFFQQENALKVMKEFGVQPEAWGPFAEGNHGIFTDPVLTEIGNKYGKSAAQVALRWNTQRGVVVIPKSVHKDRMEQNIDIWDFELSQEDMDKIAKMDIGHSEIVDHSSPDFVKYLHSAKIHE
- a CDS encoding flavodoxin family protein, translated to MSKNILVLSGSPRKGGNSDLLCDEFMRGAAKSGNQTEKIFLRNKKIGFCTSCYYCLKSDGVCAIKDDMAEILEKMYWADVIVMASPVYFYSIDAQMKTLIDRCFAQWTKIKNKELYYIMTSADDTDTVMDCTLECFRGFAVCLDGSKEMGVIYGKGLSESGTVQNTPLMQEAYEMGRNV
- a CDS encoding aldo/keto reductase, whose translation is MQNIILNNGESMPLLGFGTFQITDAELCKQCVTEAIESGYRLFDTAASYGNEEAIGEAISKAISNGIVAREELCLATKVWIQDTGYEATMQAFQLSLKKMRLDYLDLYLIHHPFGDYYGSWRAMEDLVRDGRIKSIGVCNFASDRLVDLCFHSQIKPAVNQIEIHPFLCQKSELNIMKEYDVQPMAWGPLSEGQHNIFKHPVLAKVAEKYGKTESQIVLRWHMQRGIIAIPKTVHKKRMIENMDIWDFELNNRDIQTIEKLDIGHSEIIDHRSAYTAKWLNEWNIH
- a CDS encoding LysR family transcriptional regulator, which gives rise to MFELNQLEQLITIAEAGTVSKAAELLHLSQPALSRSIQRLEEELQVSLFDRQKNKITLNANGELALEYARKILSEAASMSERLQTFERSQHTLSLGSCAPAPLWRLTPTLSRLYPDMTIQSEIKTFEQLTSGLLNGTYQIIITTKPSDHPDILSFQYLEEHLYVALPPAHPLAVYKNLSLRDLNGQSMLILSKIGFWYDICKAKMPDSLFLVQEDIQVLDELRRSSALPSFSTNLANLDTNKNGNRVLIPLTDSEVNVTFYCHIKNSDSQRLERFVSAIENS
- a CDS encoding DUF2200 domain-containing protein gives rise to the protein MEKHRIFTTSVASVYPYYVAKAEKKGRTKEEVNEIICWLTGYTQEELDDQLEKHVDFEMFFLEAPKLNPSRFLIKGVVCGVRVEEIEDPLMREIRYLDKLIDELAKGKKMDKILRS
- a CDS encoding MATE family efflux transporter produces the protein MDKNILQKFVKYVSLNILGMIGLSCYILADTFFVSKALGATGVAALNFSISIYSVINGTGLMIGIGGATRYSILKSQNDDKKANAVFSSSVMLGILLGIIFAIIGIFGSKPLAMILGADSVTLPLTKTYLTTILCFAPFFIMNNILLAFVRNDNDPKLSMIAMLTGSLSNVFLDYMFIFPLGMGMFGAAFATGLAPIISIGVLSIHFIKGKNNFAFIKSKLRWRSTCDIFSLGLSAFITEVSSAVVLITFNLVIIGLKGNLGVASYGIVANIALVGVAIFTGIAQGIQPLVSHGYGMANHDELKKVMKYALITSLGIASLIYITVFYKADDIVGIFNSENNIEIAQIAKTGLQIYFLGFFFAGINIIMATYFSATERARDAFLISIARGCIIIVPLVLILSTILKMTGIWLAFVFTECVVTIITMIIVKSNKFK
- a CDS encoding MarR family winged helix-turn-helix transcriptional regulator; amino-acid sequence: MNNQLDFKGIDEAHFFIGQITAFSNRLQTKGDSFFEKISWKQCFLLICIKMFEIPPTIKELSDAVGSSHQNVKQMLLKIEKAGFIKFVPDEVDKRKQRIIVTEKAEEFDKFYGEPSNLFIKQLYRNIDMDKLKITIETLMQLDENLKEM
- a CDS encoding flavin reductase family protein, with protein sequence MRKDFGTKTIVTPLPVLMIATYDENGTPDVMNAAWGGQCGGKHVALNLSSHKTTDNLKLKKEFTVSFATKKTMVISDYFGLESGRDTDKIAKAGVHVTKSTHVDAPMIEEYPLTLECKVIDIQELLGETRIVGEVVNMSADETILDQNGNIDIDKMEPIAFDSTSASYRVLGSIVGNAFKDGVQLK
- a CDS encoding MerR family transcriptional regulator, which gives rise to MSYKTLKYYCKEGLIPNVYGDAQNRRVYNEKDIVVARLLSRCAFWKNQIL
- a CDS encoding flavodoxin domain-containing protein, with the protein product MKMLVVYQSKTGFTKKYAQWIAQELSCGLKTAKEVTEQDISSQDLIIYGGWIMGNMISHLEKIRKMPHKKIVTFGVGSSKKGECEAAIIETNKLADIPFFYMEGGLNPKEMGFFSRFIVKMVTKKPVTFTDHTDKKYAMELVNFVKAL